From a single Arachis hypogaea cultivar Tifrunner chromosome 3, arahy.Tifrunner.gnm2.J5K5, whole genome shotgun sequence genomic region:
- the LOC112790894 gene encoding kinesin-like protein KIN-14J isoform X1, with product MQLGQEGRGKGETGSLNGFSGEELGGAVEGNQLASLVMWMNAVLPNLNLPSETSEEELREWLRDGSLLCSLLDQLVPGSLEGRGYLNEPVGRIKKFLMSLDELGLSRFELSDLEQGSMVPVLQSLETLKTQFAFNAARENIQSFSRKRWGQSDQTSLEENDSCLKDTLKFRHAIDGSFVYGGIAAKDQNGLKSSELFQLKQGLPLDLSDAKLMELLKSNNLDCVSTRSLFNIGNAILSDIFERKNGDVPQAQRAGCLLKKILQVIELRVSHQAESIKNQNNIFKAREEKYQSRINALETLATGATEENEVVASWVQQLKVSLQLEQSKFEEKKKLEEQDFSRLKKEKVRNEIEVSTLKQELEMIKRTHEEHVLQLESQAIESKVEYLKRISELESVLADARKQVKELEAFSESRSVNWKNKERTYLSFVDCQSRAFQELRAAMKSVKNEVLKTKRSYLEDFKYFGTKLKGLADAAENYHVVLAENRKLYNEVQDLKGNIRVYCRIRPFLPGQNQNHSTIEFAGEDGELIVSNPLKQGKDSRKLFKFNKVFGQAASQEEVFRDTQPLIRSVLDGYNVCIFAYGQTGAGKTYTMSGPSLSSKSDWGVNYRALHDLFHISHSRRNSIMYEIGVQMVEIYNEQVRDLLSTNGPQKRLGIWNTTQPNGLAVPDASMHSVNSMTDVLELMNIGMTNRATSATALNERSSRSHSVLSIHVRGTDLKTNTLFRGCLHLVDLAGSERVDRSEATGDRLKEAQHINKSLSALGDVIFALAQKSSHVPYRNSKLTQLLQSSLGGQAKTLMFVQLNPDVASYSETISTLKFAERVSGVELGAARSNKEGKDVRELMEQVSFLKDAITRKDEEIERLQSVKVNNNGAKLGTISPRHVPSSPRRHSMGTPRHSLRHSGTRSIGARDKATSDAENCSEYSDRQSEAGSPRSLDDDFRHKSSSLQMKLAREDNHQNFNEDIDLLGFGDADSEERLSDISDGGLSMGTETDSISSIVEYTLFPEVEKAAETTPAKNTTVDDLPPQSTGKPIIPSKIPKAPQVASKLPTKSSRLSLNRTHTMSNSSVRKQTAGSSSSAKPLKRWQ from the exons ATGCAGTTGGGGCAGGAGGGGCGAGGAAAAGGGGAAACTGGCAGCTTAAATGGGTTTTCTGGGGAAGAGTTAGGAGGTGCAGTTGAAGGCAA CCAGCTTGCTTCTCTGGTGATGTGGATGAATGCCGTGCTTCCTAACCTTAATCTGCCTTCAGAAACTTCAGAGGAGGAATTGAGAGAATGGTTGAGGGATGGATCTTTATTATGCAGCCTTTTGGACCAGCTGGTTCCTGGTTCATTGGAA GGACGTGGATATTTGAATGAGCCAGTGGGCCGCATTAAAAAGTTTCTAATGTCTTTGGATGAATTGGGATTGTCTAGATTTGAATTGTCAGACCTGGAGCAG GGATCCATGGTGCCTGTCTTACAATCTCTTGAGACATTGAAAACTCAATTTGCTTTCAATGCTGCTCGGGAAAATATCCAAAGTTTTTCTAGGAAGAGGTGGGGCCAGTCAGATCAAACATCCCTTGAGGAAAATGATAGTTGTCTCAAGGATACTTTGAAATTCCGACATGCTATTGATGGTTCTTTTGTTTATG GAGGAATTGCTGCCAAAGACCAAAATGGGTTGAAGTCTAGTGAACTGTTCCAGTTGAAGCAAGGACTGCCCTTAGATCTTTCAGATGCTAAACTTATGGAATTATTAAAATCAAACAATTTGGAT TGTGTATCAACTCGATCGCTCTTTAATATAGGGAATGCGATCCTCAGTGATATCTTTGAAAGGAAGAATGGAGATGTACCCCAA GCTCAACGTGCAGGTTGCCTGTTGAAGAAAATTCTGCAAGTCATTGAGTTGCGTGTTTCACATCAAGCAGAAAGCATAAAAAAT CAAAACAATATTTTCAAGGCTCGTGAGGAGAAGTACCAATCAAGAATAAATGCACTTGAAACTCTTGCAACTGGGGCCACTGAAGAGAATGAG GTGGTTGCAAGTTGGGTTCAGCAATTGAAG GTTTCTCTGCAGCTTGAACAAAGTAAATttgaggagaagaagaaacttGAAGAACAGGATTTTTCTcgattaaagaaagaaaaagttcgTAATGAAATTGAAGTTTCTACACTGAAGCAAGAACTGGAAATGATCAAAAGAACACATGAAGAACATGTTTTGCAGCTAGAATCACAAGCTATTGAATCTAAAGTTGAGTACTTGAAAAGAATATCCGAACTTGAAAGTGTTCTTGCTGATGCAAGGAAGCAAGTGAAGGAATTGGAGGCATTTTCAGAATCCAGATCTGTGAATTGGAAGAATAAGGAGCGTACTTACCTAAGTTTTGTCGATTGCCAATCTAGAGCTTTTCAG GAATTGAGAGCTGCAATGAAATCTGTCAAAAATGAAGtgttaaaaacaaaaagaagctaCTTAGAGGATTTCAAGTACTTTG GAACCAAACTCAAAGGTCTAGCTGATGCTGCTGAAAATTATCACGTAGTTCTTGCTGAAAATAGAAAATTGTATAATGAAGTTCAAGATTTGAAAG GAAATATTAGGGTATATTGCCGAATTAGACCCTTTCTTCCGGgacaaaatcaaaatcattcaacCATTGAGTTTGCGGGTGAGGATGGAGAACTAATTGTCAGTAATCctctcaaacaaggaaaagatagTCGCAAGCTTTTTAAATTTAACAAGGTTTTTGGTCAAGCTGCAAGTCAAG AAGAAGTTTTCAGGGATACTCAACCGTTAATTCGTTCTGTTCTTGACGGTTACAATGTTTGTATATTTGCATATGGTCAAACTGGTGCTGGAAAAACATATACAATG AGTGGACCTTCCTTATCGTCAAAATCAGATTGGGGAGTCAACTATCGGGCGCTACATGATCTTTTCCATATCTCCCATAGCAGAAGGAACTCTATCATGTATGAAATTGGTGTTCAAATGGTTGAGATTTATAATGAACAAGTTCGTGATTTACTATCAACCAATGGCCCTCAAAAGAG ACTTGGGATTTGGAATACAACCCAACCAAATGGGTTGGCAGTTCCTGATGCAAGTATGCACTCTGTAAATTCAATGACAGATGTCCTTGAGTTGATGAATATCGGGATGACAAATCGGGCTACAAGTGCCACAGCCTTAAATGAAAGGAGTAGTAGATCACATAG TGTTCTCTCCATTCATGTTCGGGGAACGGATTTGAAGACCAACACTCTCTTTCGTGGGTGTCTACATCTAGTAGATCTTGCTGGAAGTGAAAGAGTAGATCGTTCTGAAGCAACAGGAGATAGGCTTAAGGAGGCACAACATATAAACAAATCACTTTCAGCACTTGGAGATGTGATATTTGCTCTAGCACAGAAGAGTTCACATGTGCCATATAGAAATAGTAAACTGACTCAACTTCTTCAGAGTTCATTAG GTGGTCAAGCAAAAACCCTtatgtttgtacaacttaatCCTGATGTCGCTTCATATTCTGAAACTATAAGTACCTTGAAGTTTGCTGAGAGGGTTTCTGGTGTGGAGCTTGGCGCTGCTCGTAGCAACAAAGAGGGCAAGGATGTGAGAGAACTTATGGAACAG GTGTCGTTTCTCAAGGATGCAATTACAAGGAAGGATGAAGAAATTGAGCGGTTGCAGTCGGTCAAGGTTAATAACAATGGTGCAAAGCTTGGTACGATCTCACCCAGGCATGTCCCATCATCTCCGAGAAGGCACTCAATGGGGACTCCTCGGCATAGCTTGAGGCACTCGGGAACAAGGAGCATTGGAGCCCGTGACAAAGCAACTTCTGATGCTGAAAATTGCTCTGAGTATAGTGACAGGCAATCAGAAGCTGGTTCTCCTCGATCGTTGGATGATGATTTCAGGCACAAGTCCAGTTCCCTACAAATGAAACTAGCCAGAGAAGATAATCATCAAAATTTCAATGAGGACATTGACCTCTTAGGATTTGGAGATGCAGATTCAGAAGAGCGATTAAGTGACATATCTGATGGCGGTCTTTCAATGGGTACAGAAACCGATTCAATCAGCAGTATTGTTGAGTACACTCTTTTCCCTGAAGTCGAGAAGGCAGCTGAAACCACACCAGCAAAGAACACAACAGTGGACGACCTTCCACCTCAGAGCACGGGAAA GCCTATCATTCCATCCAAAATTCCCAAAGCCCCGCAAGTTGCATCGAAACTGCCAACGAAATCTTCTAGGCTATCATTGAACAGAACCCACACAATGTCAAATTCAA GTGTTAGAAAACAGACAGCTGGTAGCTCTTCTTCGGCGAAGCCCCTCAAAAGATGGCAATAG
- the LOC112790894 gene encoding kinesin-like protein KIN-14J isoform X2, with protein MQLGQEGRGKGETGSLNGFSGEELGGAVEGSQLASLVMWMNAVLPNLNLPSETSEEELREWLRDGSLLCSLLDQLVPGSLEGRGYLNEPVGRIKKFLMSLDELGLSRFELSDLEQGSMVPVLQSLETLKTQFAFNAARENIQSFSRKRWGQSDQTSLEENDSCLKDTLKFRHAIDGSFVYGGIAAKDQNGLKSSELFQLKQGLPLDLSDAKLMELLKSNNLDCVSTRSLFNIGNAILSDIFERKNGDVPQAQRAGCLLKKILQVIELRVSHQAESIKNQNNIFKAREEKYQSRINALETLATGATEENEVVASWVQQLKVSLQLEQSKFEEKKKLEEQDFSRLKKEKVRNEIEVSTLKQELEMIKRTHEEHVLQLESQAIESKVEYLKRISELESVLADARKQVKELEAFSESRSVNWKNKERTYLSFVDCQSRAFQELRAAMKSVKNEVLKTKRSYLEDFKYFGTKLKGLADAAENYHVVLAENRKLYNEVQDLKGNIRVYCRIRPFLPGQNQNHSTIEFAGEDGELIVSNPLKQGKDSRKLFKFNKVFGQAASQEEVFRDTQPLIRSVLDGYNVCIFAYGQTGAGKTYTMSGPSLSSKSDWGVNYRALHDLFHISHSRRNSIMYEIGVQMVEIYNEQVRDLLSTNGPQKRLGIWNTTQPNGLAVPDASMHSVNSMTDVLELMNIGMTNRATSATALNERSSRSHSVLSIHVRGTDLKTNTLFRGCLHLVDLAGSERVDRSEATGDRLKEAQHINKSLSALGDVIFALAQKSSHVPYRNSKLTQLLQSSLGGQAKTLMFVQLNPDVASYSETISTLKFAERVSGVELGAARSNKEGKDVRELMEQVSFLKDAITRKDEEIERLQSVKVNNNGAKLGTISPRHVPSSPRRHSMGTPRHSLRHSGTRSIGARDKATSDAENCSEYSDRQSEAGSPRSLDDDFRHKSSSLQMKLAREDNHQNFNEDIDLLGFGDADSEERLSDISDGGLSMGTETDSISSIVEYTLFPEVEKAAETTPAKNTTVDDLPPQSTGKPIIPSKIPKAPQVASKLPTKSSRLSLNRTHTMSNSSVRKQTAGSSSSAKPLKRWQ; from the exons ATGCAGTTGGGGCAGGAGGGGCGAGGAAAAGGGGAAACTGGCAGCTTAAATGGGTTTTCTGGGGAAGAGTTAGGAGGTGCAGTTGAAG GTAGCCAGCTTGCTTCTCTGGTGATGTGGATGAATGCCGTGCTTCCTAACCTTAATCTGCCTTCAGAAACTTCAGAGGAGGAATTGAGAGAATGGTTGAGGGATGGATCTTTATTATGCAGCCTTTTGGACCAGCTGGTTCCTGGTTCATTGGAA GGACGTGGATATTTGAATGAGCCAGTGGGCCGCATTAAAAAGTTTCTAATGTCTTTGGATGAATTGGGATTGTCTAGATTTGAATTGTCAGACCTGGAGCAG GGATCCATGGTGCCTGTCTTACAATCTCTTGAGACATTGAAAACTCAATTTGCTTTCAATGCTGCTCGGGAAAATATCCAAAGTTTTTCTAGGAAGAGGTGGGGCCAGTCAGATCAAACATCCCTTGAGGAAAATGATAGTTGTCTCAAGGATACTTTGAAATTCCGACATGCTATTGATGGTTCTTTTGTTTATG GAGGAATTGCTGCCAAAGACCAAAATGGGTTGAAGTCTAGTGAACTGTTCCAGTTGAAGCAAGGACTGCCCTTAGATCTTTCAGATGCTAAACTTATGGAATTATTAAAATCAAACAATTTGGAT TGTGTATCAACTCGATCGCTCTTTAATATAGGGAATGCGATCCTCAGTGATATCTTTGAAAGGAAGAATGGAGATGTACCCCAA GCTCAACGTGCAGGTTGCCTGTTGAAGAAAATTCTGCAAGTCATTGAGTTGCGTGTTTCACATCAAGCAGAAAGCATAAAAAAT CAAAACAATATTTTCAAGGCTCGTGAGGAGAAGTACCAATCAAGAATAAATGCACTTGAAACTCTTGCAACTGGGGCCACTGAAGAGAATGAG GTGGTTGCAAGTTGGGTTCAGCAATTGAAG GTTTCTCTGCAGCTTGAACAAAGTAAATttgaggagaagaagaaacttGAAGAACAGGATTTTTCTcgattaaagaaagaaaaagttcgTAATGAAATTGAAGTTTCTACACTGAAGCAAGAACTGGAAATGATCAAAAGAACACATGAAGAACATGTTTTGCAGCTAGAATCACAAGCTATTGAATCTAAAGTTGAGTACTTGAAAAGAATATCCGAACTTGAAAGTGTTCTTGCTGATGCAAGGAAGCAAGTGAAGGAATTGGAGGCATTTTCAGAATCCAGATCTGTGAATTGGAAGAATAAGGAGCGTACTTACCTAAGTTTTGTCGATTGCCAATCTAGAGCTTTTCAG GAATTGAGAGCTGCAATGAAATCTGTCAAAAATGAAGtgttaaaaacaaaaagaagctaCTTAGAGGATTTCAAGTACTTTG GAACCAAACTCAAAGGTCTAGCTGATGCTGCTGAAAATTATCACGTAGTTCTTGCTGAAAATAGAAAATTGTATAATGAAGTTCAAGATTTGAAAG GAAATATTAGGGTATATTGCCGAATTAGACCCTTTCTTCCGGgacaaaatcaaaatcattcaacCATTGAGTTTGCGGGTGAGGATGGAGAACTAATTGTCAGTAATCctctcaaacaaggaaaagatagTCGCAAGCTTTTTAAATTTAACAAGGTTTTTGGTCAAGCTGCAAGTCAAG AAGAAGTTTTCAGGGATACTCAACCGTTAATTCGTTCTGTTCTTGACGGTTACAATGTTTGTATATTTGCATATGGTCAAACTGGTGCTGGAAAAACATATACAATG AGTGGACCTTCCTTATCGTCAAAATCAGATTGGGGAGTCAACTATCGGGCGCTACATGATCTTTTCCATATCTCCCATAGCAGAAGGAACTCTATCATGTATGAAATTGGTGTTCAAATGGTTGAGATTTATAATGAACAAGTTCGTGATTTACTATCAACCAATGGCCCTCAAAAGAG ACTTGGGATTTGGAATACAACCCAACCAAATGGGTTGGCAGTTCCTGATGCAAGTATGCACTCTGTAAATTCAATGACAGATGTCCTTGAGTTGATGAATATCGGGATGACAAATCGGGCTACAAGTGCCACAGCCTTAAATGAAAGGAGTAGTAGATCACATAG TGTTCTCTCCATTCATGTTCGGGGAACGGATTTGAAGACCAACACTCTCTTTCGTGGGTGTCTACATCTAGTAGATCTTGCTGGAAGTGAAAGAGTAGATCGTTCTGAAGCAACAGGAGATAGGCTTAAGGAGGCACAACATATAAACAAATCACTTTCAGCACTTGGAGATGTGATATTTGCTCTAGCACAGAAGAGTTCACATGTGCCATATAGAAATAGTAAACTGACTCAACTTCTTCAGAGTTCATTAG GTGGTCAAGCAAAAACCCTtatgtttgtacaacttaatCCTGATGTCGCTTCATATTCTGAAACTATAAGTACCTTGAAGTTTGCTGAGAGGGTTTCTGGTGTGGAGCTTGGCGCTGCTCGTAGCAACAAAGAGGGCAAGGATGTGAGAGAACTTATGGAACAG GTGTCGTTTCTCAAGGATGCAATTACAAGGAAGGATGAAGAAATTGAGCGGTTGCAGTCGGTCAAGGTTAATAACAATGGTGCAAAGCTTGGTACGATCTCACCCAGGCATGTCCCATCATCTCCGAGAAGGCACTCAATGGGGACTCCTCGGCATAGCTTGAGGCACTCGGGAACAAGGAGCATTGGAGCCCGTGACAAAGCAACTTCTGATGCTGAAAATTGCTCTGAGTATAGTGACAGGCAATCAGAAGCTGGTTCTCCTCGATCGTTGGATGATGATTTCAGGCACAAGTCCAGTTCCCTACAAATGAAACTAGCCAGAGAAGATAATCATCAAAATTTCAATGAGGACATTGACCTCTTAGGATTTGGAGATGCAGATTCAGAAGAGCGATTAAGTGACATATCTGATGGCGGTCTTTCAATGGGTACAGAAACCGATTCAATCAGCAGTATTGTTGAGTACACTCTTTTCCCTGAAGTCGAGAAGGCAGCTGAAACCACACCAGCAAAGAACACAACAGTGGACGACCTTCCACCTCAGAGCACGGGAAA GCCTATCATTCCATCCAAAATTCCCAAAGCCCCGCAAGTTGCATCGAAACTGCCAACGAAATCTTCTAGGCTATCATTGAACAGAACCCACACAATGTCAAATTCAA GTGTTAGAAAACAGACAGCTGGTAGCTCTTCTTCGGCGAAGCCCCTCAAAAGATGGCAATAG